AATCAAAATTAGGTTAAAGAAACGAACCAGGATCGCATAGGTCGTAAAACTGTTGGAAATCTGCAAAACACCAAATTTGTACAATGAATTGAATTCcaactaaaaatcaaatttttttcttTAAGTAGGAACAAAAAATAAATGCATCGATTACCAATTCTAAGAGCTTTGATAATTCCAGCTCTTCGGGCAAAGAAATTACTATAAACTCCCTCTACTGTAGGTGGGTTGTACTTTCCAACTCCGGCCATCCATACCGACCAGAGATCGTCaacaattatttatttatttttcttaaaGACTGATGAAGTAAACAGTGAAGAGTGTTTGTGTTTGTGCAAAACAAGGAAGTTCATAAATTCGTCCCTAACGTTTCATGAACTCGTTTAAAATGTCCTTATTTTTATTCCACCGCATCCTGCCATCCCTCACTGTCACTGGAAACTTACTTAGAGAGGAAGATTTGGTTTGAGTCTATTTTTAAAAGATGCATCATTCATTCATTCTCATATGCAACACAAAGAATTAAAGGCCAGGCAAATTTGGATTGAAAATGTATAAAATATATACTATTGTCAAGACACCATTACAAAGAATGAAAGAATAAATTAAAACTACGAGAGTGACAAAAATCGACATTTGCCTCTCCAACAAAAAACATCACACTTCATTCTTACATGATAAGAAACCCAAATCCGAAAACAGCCCCAAAACCCATGAGAATGGTCGCCTTCAAGCTCGTAGCACTGCTAGTGGGAGCAACAGCAGGGCCCTCAGACTCCATCGGAGACGGCGCCGGAGAGGAGATGGTAGAATGTCTTGGCGACATAACAACAACAATCAACTTCAGGCCTTTCGCGCAATGTCCCTCAGCTCCACTAATGAAGTAGAATGGACCTGATCTATCAAGCTTCACCTTTGTGTTTCCATCTTTGTACTCTGTAATTGGGTTTGATGTGTTGCAGCTCATGTAAGCTTCCTTGGTCACTTCAAGCACCGAATCCTTTTCTTTATCATAGTTTAACACTGAAAAAAGGGTTCAAACAGGATTAaaatcaaacacttggtgtgcgcGACTATGATATCGAAATTCAAATTACTTCTTTTTGCcaaattgagagagagagagagagagagaaaatagAAATTGTTTGATACCAAGAGTGTCTCCGATGCGAAAACGAGAATCTCCAGCCCATTGATTGATAGTATCAGATTGAGCCGTGGGGATCTTCCATGAATCAGTTTTACCACCAACCAAGATATCTCTAGCTTCACATAAGCTACTAAAGAGCAGAAGAAAGAGAGCAAGAGAAGAAGGAAAGCTTCTTAGAATAGCTGTCGTTGCCAGGGCAAGTGATGGTTATAAGCTTTGAAAGAGAGTGGAGTGATGGTGTAAGCTTGCGCGGAGAGATGAAAGATAGAATGACAGGGATAACAAAGGAAAGTGATGGGTGGTTTTATATAGGTCGGAGGGAGAAAGGAACTAGCCGTTAGCAACGGTGAAGTAGAGTAGAGATAAAAAGGTTGTTTGTACTCCAAAGGGGTTTTCGGTTTGAATTGAATACAAAATAGGCTGAATGGGGTTTTCGGTTCATTTGATCCAATAAAATTGTGCACTATGGTTAAATGCAAGTTACTTTAAAAAAAGGGGTCAAATGAAGTTTACTAGAATCTGACCGACGTGCCACTGCAAGAAAGAAACAGCAACAACTCTGCAAAATGATGAGTTTTATAACAATTTCTGATTACTTAAAAAGCACACATGTCTAGACTCTGGATGTTACAACATGCAGTCGCTACGTGTCTAATACCGGCAAATATACTCACACGTGTCAGTTGTAATGCTCCCCTCATTCCATTATATATATAACCATTACAATCCGGACAAAGTTTGGAaggaattcttgatcaaagagatatgGCACAAAGGGAAGAAGACTGGAGAAAGAACGCAGAGACACACAAGATGAATTCGGAACAAGTGAAAGCGGCAGGTGTTGAAGGATCCAAGAGGCCGCCGGGGAGCAATCCCGGCGGAGTACTTCATCAGAGGGGTAAACTTCCGTACAGTACAACCACCATGGCACTTACTGGGTTGGGTATTGCCGGAGCTGTTAGCTACTTTGTCTTGTATAGTAAGAAGAAGCCGGAAGCTTCCGCCGTCGACGTCGCTAAAGTCACTACTGGTATGGCCAAGCCTGAGGATACTCATCCCAGGAAGTAGGCTGAATAGATGGTGGAAGTAGGGAGGGGAAAGGATATTAGTCTGTGTGTACAGTTTCTGTTTGTAGTTGAATTGCATGTATGTACCAACCTTTGCTTAATAACACTTCCTGAGTTCCGATACATTTTTTTGTCGAGGAATGAGTAAACAAAATGAGAGAGGAACCGTTTACCGTCCTTGCACTTGACTAGTAACGAGGTGAACGGACAATGTTCATGCCATAGATAAAATCGGCGATTAAACCACAAGTTTAGCGAAGATAATCTTTTAGGAAGCTTTTGTGAAGATGGTCAGTAATCTAAGCTAGAGATTTCCGATAAATGATGTGTTAAGACTCAAGTAATCTAGCTACTTCCTTGTCACATAGCTTTACTGGGGGCTCTCGCATCACCGAAATACAAAATCTCTGCTTCCAAGCTTCAGAAATCAGAAGCGTTTATAAAAGATTCGGAATGATAAAATCGTAGCTTTCCATTAGACAAACTATATTTAAGAATCGTTTTCTTAAAAATAATAACAAATATCGTAAACAGAACCATAGTGTCTCCGTTCAAAAATGACCATTAAAGTATTACATCTAAACGGCATAATTATATCTTCTTACCTCAGAAATCTTCTTTTAACCCTAAGTTCCTGCAAGAGCGATCATAGATAAAACCCTGACTTGATCCCAAGTGGCATCAACTAATCAATCTTCACTGACGAATAGATGAGCCTTGTGAACCAGAAGCAAGCATAGAATCCAATCGTACCAGTTACCACGAAAAAGGCATAAGAGGCAATGAGCATGTAACCAAAGTACAGAATTGCGGAAACCAGTTTCGTGATCTCGAGTTTTGTATAGAAGTAGAATGTGGCGTAGAGGAAAAGGTAGAGAGCAGAGGAGCCTGACGTCAGGTACGATCTCCACCACCAGAGATAATCTTCACTGCATAATTGGAAGTAGCAAAGTACAACAGTTATCTCAGCGCACGTGATGAGTAGGATGATGAAGACCAAGAAGAGGAAGCCGAAGATGTAGTAGAATTGGTTGAGCCAGATGGAGGTAAGGATAAAGAATAGCTCGATAAACACAGCTCCAAATGGGAGTATTCCACCGATAAGGATTGAGAAGGCAGGATTCATGTACCAAGCTTGCTCTGGGATTTGCCTAGGGATTTTGTTGGTCTTCACGGGATCCTCGATAGCTGGCTTCTTGAAACCAACGTAGCCACCAACAAACACGAGTGGGACGGAAATTCCGAACCATAAGAACACGAGGGCAAACATCGTGCCGAAAGGAACGGCTCCGGATGATTTTTGGCCCCATATGAGTGTATTCAAGACAAAGAAGATGGCCGAGACGATTCCTGGGAACATGATCGCAGTTCTAAAAGAAATCTTCTTCCACTCTGTGCCTTTGAACATTTTGTACAATCTTGCAGATGCATAACCAGCAAAAATGCCCATGAAGACCCAAAGCATAAGCATGGCTGTCATCAGACCACCCCTGTTTGAGGGAGAAAGGAACCCAAGAACAGCAAATAGCATAGTAACGACCACCATTCCCAAAAACTGAACGCCAGTACCAACATACACACAGAGCAATTCCGAGTTAGATGGAGGCCTGAAAACATCTCCATGGACAAGCTTCCATCCCGTCTCTTCTTGGGCTTCCTCCTGAGTCTCAAGTTCGTTGTACTTTGAAATGTCGCGGTAAAGTGTCCTCAGCATAATCATTGCCACCATGCCCGAGAGGAAGAGAACGATCATCAAAGAGTTAACAATAGAGAACCAGTGAATCTGATCATCGCTCATCAGAAGATAAGCATCCCATCTAGATGCCCACTTCACATCACTCTCCTGAAGGACCACACAGAAGCGGAAGTAATAAGAATGACAGCATTTCAACAGAAAATAAAGTAGTTTCACAATGCCTGGTCATTTTTTTTAATCACcgaatcataatatcatattatttGTTAAAGAGAAATCGCACGCTCATCTGTCGACAATCAGTTTTTTAATAAGATCAATTAAATCATATGGATATTAGTTTATGCAGAACCTTACCTGGAACTCAACATCATATGTGAAAATGATTTCCTTTTTCTCCTCGACCTCTTGAGGAGAGTTGTTGTTCATGACTGTGTGTTTAGCGTGAGGGTCACAAGTAGTCAAACGAGTGTTGGCACCCCATTTTCCTTCATACTCATGCTTAACACTGTAAAAATAAAAGCGAGCCTTAGGCTTCTATGAAATGACGAACTGATAAACAATCACTTCAAAGAAATGAAAGGGCACCAATAAACTGACCTGTATGGTTTGACCTCAAATCCAACAATTCTAGCAGAGTCAGTTTCCAAGTCCTTATGATACTTGACGGTGAATGACAAATGATTGTGAATGAAGTACTTCTCATCCTTGCTCTAGTAAAACCAGACAAAGCAAAGATAAACAAAATGGATACATGCTAGTAATTAATAATTACAAATAATAGCAGGTGATGCAACTACCGTGCTGTATTGGCCCTTGATCCCAACATGGTAACCAAGCTGATATATAGCAGGAGAATCCTGGTCCCTTCGAATGGGAACTACTAGAGGAAGGTTGTCAAGGATCCTGTCAAAAGCATGTATATGACAAATCAATTAGAAGAAGCAGTAAAAGGAAAAATCACACATATGGAATAGCAAGGGTGAGAGAAGATTATCATACATATTAACCCGGTACTCATCAGCAATCTTCTCCTTGAACTCCTTAGCAGTTTTCTTATCAAGTGTAACCCGGCAAAGTATATTGCACATTTGAGGCTCCCGCATTTTAAACTGAAATAACAGAACACAGTCAAACAGTAAATAACTACAGTATATTCATGTCAGCTGAAATTACCAGAGTACAGAAACTAACCACATAGGGAGAGTTCTCAATACGGTCACCACGAAGTACTTCTCCAAGATTTTCAGTACTGTCGACTATCTTGTCTGGGCGACAATAGGGAACAGAATAGTACGAGTATGGAAGTTGTGTCTTTATAGAAGTCAATTTATTCACTTTGACCTTCAAAAGATCTCCCTACAACCAGAAATGAATAATGATAAATATCAACATTCTatcaaataaattcaaaatcattatAATTTTCAATCTACTACACCATAAAAATACTGTTTTCATTTTATAATCACTAGATGCTAAAAGCTAAAACACATTCTAGTGTTTTTTCCAATCTTGACTCTCCACAACCAATACCCAATTTCGGTCCATCATCATTAATCAAACACCAAATATATCATATTTCTAGGATAGGCTACTCCTCTCAGCAACAAAATTTTTTCCCGCAAAAATGAAATACAGGGGAAGTATATTTCTAGTTGTAACGAATCCTCAATTTAGACACAACTCACACATAACAATAACATCAAACAATTTTCCAATACACAGATATGCAATGGCGGATACAAATTGCAGAAAACAGTGCAAATTAAAACAGATCTGATATAATCGACACTAAATTCAACTGCTCTATACACTTCGTTTGATGAGATCTCTATCGAAGGAAACTAAGGTCAAATTGGAATCAACCATACGTCCAAAAGCTGGCACGATTGATTTCAAAGCAGATCAGACATTCTAATTGCTCGCGCTCACGGACATAGCTATCTTTATCTAGATCTATAGAGAGGGGGAGAAGGAGAATACCTTTTGGAAGTCTTGGGGAGCGACACCAGGGAGATAGAAAGAGTGAGCGCCATGGAcgaagatgaagaaaagaagaaggatggatgcaGCAGCCATAGATGGGGAGTTGAGAGATCGTCTCGTAATCTTCTTCCAAGGTTCCATTAGAGAGAGAATTAGAAGCAGATCTGATGTTAAATCAGATTTAAAGTGTCGGTGTCGCGTGTTTACAAGGGAAAGATAATATAGTAAGAAAGTTGGAAGAGGATGGGATGGGCCTCGATGAAGACGAAGCTAAATTACTGTTCGTATTTTCCTACGGTTTTTATATAGTGCGGTGCGTGCGGTCTCGTCCTGGTAATTTTGCCACGTCTGCAAGCACGATAATTTTCTTTCCGACGTTGTAGTCACTACGCtggaataaaatattttaattttcatTATGTACATCGATAGATTTTCTATCGATTTTATAGATTTAATATCGATTAATATCCCATCATATTTTGTATACAAAGTTCTATAGGAATAACATTACATAATGTTTCGTCCTTTTTTCTTTCATGCAATGATAATACCTTCTTCCCCATAACCGATTAACTTGTATATGAAaaaaaaataccattttgatagaaATCTTTAATTTTCCGATCCTTTCCATTTAATGTAATCGGGTATGTTATGACATTTTGAGACACTTCTCAAAATTTTACGATTTTTCTTTTGAGTATCCAAAATTTACGATTTAATAGCTGAAGAATGAGCATCATGATCATCTTAAGGTACAGCTAAGCCTAAGATCTATAAAATCATAAGATAATTACATCATAGGTCCTTAAACTATATTCGAAATCACACATGGGTCCTGAAACTAAATAACCCCATACATAGGTTAGTAAACTATCCTACGTTGAACATCCAGGTCCATGACTTTAGTTAATGCACACGTGGCACTAACAAACCTGTTAAGCTCCAAACGAAGCTGATGTGGTGTTACGAAtggcaaaaaaaataaaataaaaaattacaaaATCATTACTCTCCGTCTATCTTGTTCTTTCCGTTGCTCTATCTCAAGCCCACCCGCCGGTTGATTCACCTCAACTGGCCTTCTTCCAAGTTTTAGATCTAAGTTTTCAAGTCATACTCTCCTCCGTCGTCCTTCAGATCTTAGTTTTCAACTCAAAATATATTATTTCCGTCCAAAATAGATGCAAATTTTTACATACAATTTGCATACTATTTACAttgaaaaatttatatttattttgagacggaggtagtatattGTCCCGGAAAATTAACCATTGTTGTtctttatgaaaatgattattgagTTATTGGGTTCGATATTTGATCGGAGCGAAAAAGATACTGAATAAGTCATAGTTGGTCCTCGAGAAAATTAAATCTTCAAGTGTATGGACGATGTGGATGGTGACGATCATCAGAATCATTCTTTACCAAGAGTTGATTTGCTAGTTGTTTGAGATCTGTATTTTAGTTTAAGACCAGGCGCAAGAATTTAATTCCTGACAATAATCAAACCAGGCCTTGTAAATTATTCAAGATTTGATTCATGTAACTTTTAAAcaaattattataaaataaataaataaaacttttaAACAAATTCCGCTTTACCtaaaaaattatcaattttattagtatatTTTAACTTCGACTTTCCAAAGAGGAAATtagtatttcttttttttttctagaAAATTTTGGGTTACCAATCTTTATTTTTATGGGTGTGCTTGGAATGCCATTTTATAATTAAAAAACTATATAATTATGTCTAATTACACTGTTTGACGCGTTTGGACAATCGTGTAATTATTCAAAATGATGTAATTGCATGTAATTCGGAGGGTGTAATTAACAGTTTCATTTCCGATCTCTCCGTAAGAATTTATGTAATTAAACTGTGTAATTACACAATTTAAATTTTAttcttattatattatttattatttataatataatattataaatacCAACTGTACAACCAAATATAACATTCATAATTATAACGTAATTACACAGTACTAACCAAACGATTTAAAAAAAATCAATTCATACATAATCATACATACACGTAATTACACAGTCACAAGATGACTTACAAACCGATCCCATACATTAAGACATAAAACAGGATAGGGAACAAAGTTCACTGTGACCGTGACACTTGATATGCCACGTGGCGGACTCTTTGCTCGACATGTGGAATAGCATTAATCGTAACTTCCTATTGATGATAGATGCTATGGGCATTTCTGACGTTTCTCAATGCGTTTCAGAATTAATAAAAAGATTTTTTTCTATATTTAAAAAAAGAAAATTGAATGTAGTTTCTACATTTAAAAGAGCAAAAATTACGCTATAATAATAGATGATTGAAGAGAAAAACATTGATTAGTCTCCAATTAATTTAGGAGAGATTACTCTTATTGAAAAATATAATTAGTGCAAAAgatctttatatatattaaaattctaTCTCTTTCGTAttgaaaaatatatgtatatatttattttattttttgctgATAAACTTTTCGTATTGaaaagtttcttttttttttatttcttcaaaaaaaaaaaattgattttataaACTTATTAATAGTACCGTATGTTATTAGTTTTCCCATTAAAATCCACCTACAAGCATGCATGCGTTAGCCTTTTTTGAGCTATAATTATAAGATTATATCTGTTTCTATTTTTATCAttcaatttataataatatattagtagcaTTCTCTTGAAAAAACTTCCACCTTTTAACGAATTTCAGAATAAATTATAATTTTTTATTTGTTGAAATAATAGATATTTCAATTTGAATTCATATAATTGATTTAAATTTTTCCTTTATGAATTTATCATAATTATGACCAAGAGTATGTAGATGAAATAataaagaaatttcatctcgagATGAAACTCGAGTACTTGAAAAATCTCTTTACATCTTTATTGAAGACGTTGGAATACGTATGGAACCAaccatgatactatttgggtcatgaTATTACTCATGAAACTAGAGAAGGTTCATTTTGGTATAAAAGGTATTACCAAACATAACTATATCTAATTTCTTTAATCTTCATTTTATCAACAATAGATACATTTTATGCTTCAAATTTTTTTACACCCTTTTTTAATATTTCTTATACTTCTTTTACTATTTTAGATATACGGATGATAACGGATGCTAAAGTGAAAATCTATACCCTTGCAATAATAGAAACAATATTACATAAAGAGAAAACAGTTTATCCAAATTTCCATCGATTCTCTTTCCATCGATCGTGAAGTAGTGGTTTTTTAATTTTCTGAACTTATTAACAAGTGTAATAAGCTAATTCATATTAACAAATATTTAGATACTTTCGCAATTACGATTATTATTTTCTTAGAACTACGCTTTGGATTTTATTGTTTTCAAAAAAATAATAACATCTTAATTTTTAGATCGTTGACATGTTACATAATTTTTAAGATTATTACCTTTGAATTTTAAAGATGTCGCATCCTAATTAATTACTACATGACACAATTTAGGAAAATACAGATATTCCAATCCACAAGTAATATTCTAAACAAAAGAATATTTTAAACAATAATATTTGAAAATTGTGCATAAAATATAAAATGATGTGAACAACAAAAGTTATAGCTAATGACTCTCCAAATTGACTTCCTAAATCACGGCTCATTGCAACTCAAGAAGTCATTGCAACTCAAAAAGGTCCATCCCGTTCGAAAATTAAAATTAGTCGGATAAATTATCTATATATGACTATGATTCAAGTTAAATTTGAAAATTGtgcataaaaaatataaatatatatatagttgactTATAATGATATAAATGCTAATTAGTTTAATTTAGAAATTGAGAGTACCTAATATGTTCCGTAAAAGTACAAtgaatttttaaaaaattaatagcgTTCCATTTTTAGCTCAAGTGAATATTGAAACATGTCTTTATTCTCTGGAATAAAAATTTCGGACCCGATCAAAGTTAATCAAAAATTACTCGATGATTTAATAGAGATTCATTGCAATTGTCCATTGTGCAttgtttccgttttcttttccaaaTTTGGAATTTCTTACGGCATGTTATACACACCTCTTGGTCCTGATTTCAGTTCTTCGAGCAAATCCTAatgttttttttcttatttttttttattttaggttttaacGTCCAAGATTCAAATTATTTTGAGCTCAATTTTAAGTTTTGATTTCTTTTTATATCATCTTTCAATTTTTTAATGCTCTATCTTTTTAGCATAAATATTGTGTTTTATAGCATAAACTAGAATTTGGGACCCGTGCACGGATATCAATTATATttgcatataatattttaaatttatatgttTGATAATtggcttaacttttatatatttttttattgatACCTTTCATGTATTTTTTGTATTAAATgattatatatttgaatatatttttTTGAAGATTGTCTTAAAACTTAAAAAGTACAATCGTTATGCTAGAAAATACATATAATGCATCTGTAGAAGTGTATCTAAGTTTTTTTTTCCCAATATATATAAGATGTTATGATTAAAAAAGTTTGAAAGAGTTGCATAGTGTCCAATTCATTCAATTTTCTTATAAATTTCAAATATGAGTTATAAAAAATATATGcagttaaattaaaaataaagtaaaagatCGGTTCAACCCGTCGACAAAGTCGTCATCTAACATATTTTTGTTCAAATGAATGGTTTACagaaatatttatttttaaatgtCGGTCGCCACTACCTATTTTCCGTGTTAATCATCATGCGAGGCACATGGATGTCTTACATTAAATAATTAGCTACACATATAAGACCTATAATCAAATATCAAAGAAGGAACATGTTTCTCAAGATATATGATTATCTATTGTATAGAAGACTTTATTATACATAATGGTCGTTGTACTTTTATCATCGATCCATCTTCGTCGCAAATCAAGATTTTTAGACCAATCACATAAGTTACTCTAGATATTACAAACATGTAATTGTCAACTATTTAAAAAATAAAATGTAAAGATAAAATTTATTCTTTTTTCTTTTAGAAAAACCACATGACAAAACTCGTACTGGAACTACCTATATCCGTTTGACAACATAAATATCGATAAAAATAAATTGACATATGATTTCTAATATGAATTAAAATTAATCTCACAAGTTTATTTTAAGATATttcatataatattaaatatttaattactttaataaatttAATCCAATATCCATTAAAAATTCGTTAGACTGCActcaattaaaaatatataatcgaGTATCTTTTTTATTCTTTTAAATACCCAAATCACCATAAACTTACTATATCATAATTTTAAAACTCAAAATCAATATGGGCTAAAATAAACATTGGTATACGTATCCCAACACTTGAGACTCATCATGCTTATTCCACGATATTTCCCTTGTGATGTTGTATAAATATCTAAACtctctaaaaataaaataaatcataATTAATACTCATGAGGATGAATCTTcaattataaaattaaatttttcaTTACGTAACTCATTCTTATAGAAAATatgtcattttttttattaattacttATAATTTTATTGCCTAATTAGcgtaaaatttattagagtaagttTTGACATTTTTCTAATTGATTTTTATTGTAAagaatattttaaatttattttttcttAAATTAaagaatcaattttttttatatttctaatacaaattTACCCATCCAAAGCCCGCTCCCCCAggaatcgaacccatgacctttcgATGGAGGAAACGTCTTAACCATTGAGTCACGCTCTGGTTAACAAATTAAAGAATCAATTTAATTTGGGGAAAAATATAATGAAAATAATTGAATGATTGACGAATCATAAATTTGTTTGGTGGGATAATTGATCACAACACAAACTTTCCATAGAAAATTTCCAACACACTCCATAAGTAATTAAGATTTTATTAATATTTGtctgttatatataaataatagaggCAATTAATGAATATGCATGATTTTCTCAATATTAATATTGTGTCCATGCATATATTCAGATTGAGAGATTCCCTCCATATAATTTTATTCTAGAATATGATCCCTTAATTTATGCTCCAATAAAATTCAATTCACATGTCATTAACATCGTTTGATTAATGATAATAAAGTAAGAAATGAGACATtatttattaagaatattattttaCATTATCAATATGTCAAttccatgttataattagtaattatcAATTATACCATTGATAATTTCTTGTTTTACCGACTTTGAAAAATCAAAAAAAATTTCATTGTTTAAATCCAACTTTGATGGGATAATGCATCGATTTATTAATATCCTTATGAATAATTTTTTTAGAAGAAAGAAAAGCAAGTTCATGTGGTTGAGATTAAAGATGTAATAAATAAACTGGATGAATAAATTATACATGATGCTGACATTAAATGTACAATGGATCGGGTATTGTATGATTATAGAAAATATTATATAAGAGTTGTAGTAGGTTATATTAATGAAAATTAAAAGAAATAATGAAACCAAAAGAAGATGTAAGTGGTAAAATGGAAATCAATATTTTAGATATAAGAAGGTGTAAGTGGTAAAATAGAAATCAATAAAAAATATGTGACATAATGAAGATATGATATGAGAAATGGAAACACATAGTTTTTTTCTCGACAAATACTCATCAACTTGAGAAGCAAATACTCTTTACATACTTATCTATATTCGACCTAAGAGAGActataacttgtaattttatattcATCGAAGAGtgataaaaggaaaaaaaaaacataGCAATTCcattttgttaatttaatatggTGATACAAAGATACCACAACAATCTCATAGCGCACGACTTTACTTAGTACAATCTCATACATTCCTTTTTTTATTCTTTGTATTTAAACACGTGCTAGGTGGTTTGAATGAATATTTTTTTTTCCGAAATTTAAGGTGATATATGCAATGTTCTATCGTTAAAAATCAAACTTCATAATTTAAATTAACTTTCAAGATAATAGTTTAAATTACATATTCTttggataataattttaatattgatTTGATAATTTCTTTATAAATTTGCATAGAATCGAGAATAGAGGAGACAAAACAAAAAAGGAAACTACATCAACAGATTTTTATCACCTTTATTTGTGTTAGGATAGCAAAAAAAAAAGATGAACATAAAATATGAAAACTATTAATTAAATGCTCATGTGGTTTAAAAATATCCAAATTTTAAAAAATGTGGAAGAAATAATCATCAATCATTTACTATAATTATTTGAAgggtgattataatatatttttgtcaAAATTATTTAGGAATCAAATGTGTGAACATGACTAAATAATTGAAAATTGATTAAAACATATGCATGTACATTTTCACGACACTCTTTGAAATGTATTGGTTTTGtctttgttttttaaaaaaaaatggacAACTATCTATGTAAAAGGCATGAACTATGGTTATGAAGAatcaaattaaattttataaatttctCGAAAAATTTACGAATCAACATTATACTttgtcaaaaaataaaaattaataaaaattagcATAAAAAAAACCATTCAACTCATATATAATCGTGAATAGATTGTCGGGAGATCTATTTAATTATAATGATCGGATAGTGCGGATA
Above is a genomic segment from Rutidosis leptorrhynchoides isolate AG116_Rl617_1_P2 unplaced genomic scaffold, CSIRO_AGI_Rlap_v1 contig438, whole genome shotgun sequence containing:
- the LOC139883708 gene encoding early nodulin-like protein 14 — translated: MRGALQLTRVSIFAAILRSFPSSLALFLLLFSSLCEARDILVGGKTDSWKIPTAQSDTINQWAGDSRFRIGDTLVLNYDKEKDSVLEVTKEAYMSCNTSNPITEYKDGNTKVKLDRSGPFYFISGAEGHCAKGLKLIVVVMSPRHSTISSPAPSPMESEGPAVAPTSSATSLKATILMGFGAVFGFGFLIM
- the LOC139883709 gene encoding uncharacterized protein, translating into MAQREEDWRKNAETHKMNSEQVKAAGVEGSKRPPGSNPGGVLHQRGKLPYSTTTMALTGLGIAGAVSYFVLYSKKKPEASAVDVAKVTTGMAKPEDTHPRK
- the LOC139883699 gene encoding transmembrane 9 superfamily member 8 yields the protein MAAASILLLFFIFVHGAHSFYLPGVAPQDFQKGDLLKVKVNKLTSIKTQLPYSYYSVPYCRPDKIVDSTENLGEVLRGDRIENSPYVFKMREPQMCNILCRVTLDKKTAKEFKEKIADEYRVNMILDNLPLVVPIRRDQDSPAIYQLGYHVGIKGQYSTSKDEKYFIHNHLSFTVKYHKDLETDSARIVGFEVKPYSVKHEYEGKWGANTRLTTCDPHAKHTVMNNNSPQEVEEKKEIIFTYDVEFQESDVKWASRWDAYLLMSDDQIHWFSIVNSLMIVLFLSGMVAMIMLRTLYRDISKYNELETQEEAQEETGWKLVHGDVFRPPSNSELLCVYVGTGVQFLGMVVVTMLFAVLGFLSPSNRGGLMTAMLMLWVFMGIFAGYASARLYKMFKGTEWKKISFRTAIMFPGIVSAIFFVLNTLIWGQKSSGAVPFGTMFALVFLWFGISVPLVFVGGYVGFKKPAIEDPVKTNKIPRQIPEQAWYMNPAFSILIGGILPFGAVFIELFFILTSIWLNQFYYIFGFLFLVFIILLITCAEITVVLCYFQLCSEDYLWWWRSYLTSGSSALYLFLYATFYFYTKLEITKLVSAILYFGYMLIASYAFFVVTGTIGFYACFWFTRLIYSSVKID